AATCAAATCGGTGAATACAAACACGAAGTCTATCGAAATCGGACCGATGCAGAGGTTGCTGACGCAGACACTTTCGTGAAAATAGCTGAGGTAGACGTCACCCAAAACGGATTCTCTTATTTGGATGATGGAAGCTTTAACGGAGTTCCTTTAGTGAAAGAAATTGAGTACTGCTACTATGTCATTACCAAGGGAGCATACAATGTAGAAGGCTTAATCTATCCATTGGAAAATAAGTCTCAGATCATTTGCGCTAAACCCGATGACAACCGTCTTCCTTGTCCTCCTGTTTTGACTTTTGAAGGGCCAGAATGTGCCGCCTATGTTGCCGATCAGCCTTGCAATAGTTCCTCATTTGAACATGAATTGAGCTGGGTTCCAGATTTCAGTGGCAACTGTGATGACGAGTTGAGTGGATTTAAATTATACTTCACCTCCGAAGGAGAAGAAGGGGAATTCACCTTGGTTGGAGAATATTCGTCTCTACAACTTCAAGCTACCCTTACCAATCTACCGACCTATCGCGGATGTTATTACATCACGGCAGTAGATCGCTCAGGTAACGAAAGTGAGCCAAGCAATGTGGTTTGTGTGGACAATTGTCCATCCTATAACCTTCCGAATGCATTTACACCGAACGGTGACGGAATCAATGATACCTTCTCCGCGTTCGACAATCCATTTTCTGAATGTCCAAGATTTGTAACTGGAGTAGAACTTTTCATCGTCAACAGATGGGGCGTGGAGGTATTCCGATACAATAGCTTGGAGTCGAATGAAAATGATGTCTTTATCCGTTGGAATGGACGGGATAAAAACGGCAACGAATTACCAGTAGGCACCTATTTCTATTCGGGTAAGGTCTTCTTTGATGTCCTTGATCCTAGTCAGCAAGAGCGCGAGCTTAAGGGTACAATTCAAATTCTTCGATGAACCGAAAGTCCATCATTCTATTTGATGGTGTCTGTTCGCTTTGCAATGCTTCCATCGATTTTGTTCTTAAAAGAGACAAACATAATCGCTTCTTAGTAGGGGCATTGCAAAGTGAAGCGGGCCGAAAACTGAAAGAAGCCCATCAAATTCCAGAAGAATATTTTGATTCCCTGATTCTCATAGAAAATGGACAGGCCTTTTTTAAAAGTACTGGAGCACTCAAAATTGCCAAGGACTTGAGCGGTATCTGGCCAATTTTATATCCCTTGATTTTTTTACCCAAAGGCTTGAGAGATCCCATTTACGACTGGATTGGAAAAAACCGATACCGTTGGTTTGGAAAAAAAGAAACCTGTCGACTTCCTTCCCCCGAGGAAAAAGAAAAGTTTTTGGTTTAGGAGATTCTAAGCTTTAGAAATATTGGATAATCATCCAAAAGAAAGGCATCCCAAAGGTGATATTGAAGGGGAAAGTGATCGCTAATGCCATGGGCACATATAATCCTTCATCAGCATCTGGATTGGCAAGTTTCATTGCTGCAGGGACTGCAATATAAGAAGCGGAGGCTGCAAGGATAGAGAAAATTAAACGATCGCCTGCCGCAGGAGCTATCCAATGCGTAAGGACTGCAACTGTACAACCGTTTATAAGTGGAACTGCCACTGCAAAGAGGGTGGAGAAGTAACCGTATTTGAAGAATGTCTTGAGCTTTTTCCCACTTCTGATCCCCATATCCAATAAAAAAACAGCCAGAAAACCCTTAAAAATATCCGTAACGAAAGGCTTGATCCCTTCAGCTTGACGCTCATCAGCAATTAATCCAATCAGCAAACTGCCTAAAATCAATAGCACGGAACCATTGGTCAAAGCATGATGAAGGATAGACTTAAGTCCTCCCACTGGTCCTTTATCAGAATATTTTTGAAGTAAAATCACCCCTGTAATTATCGCTGGAGCCTCCATCAGTGCCATCACTGCCACCATATGACCTCCAAAAGTAACTCCCTGCATGTCCAAAAATGAAACGGCTGCCACAAAGGTTACCGCCGAAATAGACCCATAGGCAGCTGCAACGGCTGACGCGTTAGCTACTCCTAATCTTTTTCTAAGAATATAAAAGGTATATATCGGAACTCCAGCTGAAAGTCCTACTCCAAAAAGTAAGGCCCAAATGATCTCAGACCCAAATTCACTATGAGAAAGTTCTTGTCCACCTTTAAATCCAATAGACAACATTAAATACAATGCAATAAATTTGGCACTTGTCCCGGGGATTTCTAAATCGCTTTTGATTCGTACCGCGATAATTCCCAACACAAAGAATAACAGGCTGGGATTCGTCAAATTATTGATCAGTATTTGAAAATCCATGGCGCAAATATCCTTTCCATTTCCATCTCAAAAAAGAAAAACATAATTTTTTTTAATCCGTATCAATTTTGAAATTAAAAAAATTTATGAATATATCTTTCCAGCAACTCAAGGCACTACAGGCAGTCGCAAAGTATCAGAGCATCACCAAAGCTGCTGAAGCAATGGATATGACCCAACCGGCAGTCTCCATCCAATTGAAAAATCTTCAGGAGCAATTCAATGTTCCGCTTACTGAGATCATCGGAAAAAAAATCCATATCACGGAGTTTGGTCAAGAGCTGGTGTCAACTGCTGATCGGATTTTTGAAGAACTCAATCAAATCGAAAACCGAATGCTGGAGCTCAAGGGCTTGTTGGGAGGTAAAATCCGAATTTCGGCAGTTTCTACTGGGAAATATATTATCCCATATCTAATGGCGGATTTCACCAAAATTCATCCACATGTGGATATCAGCCTAGAGGTTTCAAATCGGTTTACGGTGTTAGCTCACCTTCAGGAAAACTCTACCGACCTAGCTTTAGTATCTCTCTGGCCAGATGACTTGGATCTGGAGAGTGTCACTTTAGCTTCTAATAAATGGTATCTCGTCTGTGCTCCTGAAAAGGCAACCGAATACCAAGCCTACATCGAATCCGGAAATTGGGCAAAAATCCCATTTGTCCTTCGGGAAAAAGGTTCAGGTACGCGAACCATGATGGAAACCTTTTTCCAAGACCGCGATATAATCATCAATAGTAAAATGGAGTTGGCAACAAACGAAGCTGTCAAACAAGCCGTTATGGCTGGCCTCGGAGCTTCCGTGATTTCCAATTTTTCCATGACTCAAGAACTCAAAGACAAGCGCATTGCCATTTTGACTTATCCAAATTTGCCTTTGGTCGCAGATTGGAAATTGATTTGGTTAAAGCAAAAAAACCATAATCCAGCCGTCAAGGCCTTCATTCGCTGGGTGAACGAAAACAGAGACACCATACTTCATGAACATTTCCCGGGCTTGGATCTCTAATCAGAAGAAATTCCAGCTTTGAAAAAAGGCCTATATTTGTGCCTTTGAAAAAATCAAGCGCTAGAAATCAACTCCAATTGCAAGTGTTTAATTCAACTTGGAAGAGGATTTGATTAAAACGAAAAATTCATGAAAGCATTTGTTTTCCCGGGCCAAGGTGCCCAGTTCCCAGGAATGGGCAAAAATCTTTACGAAGAAAATGCAGCCGCAAAGGCCTTGTTTGAACGGGCGAATGAAATCCTCGGATTCCGAATCACAGACATCATGTTTAATGGAACGGAAGAAGAGTTGAAGCAAACTAAAGTAACTCAGCCTGCAATATTTCTTCATTCAGTTGTTCTTGCCAAAATCACTCCTGATTTTGCTCCTGATATGGTCGCAGGTCATTCTTTGGGGGAATTTTCTGCTTTGGTAGCGAATGGAACACTCGCTTTTGAAGATGGTTTAAAGCTCGTTTATCAGCGAGCTATGGCGATGCAAGAAGCCTGCGAAATTAACCCTTCGACCATGGCTGCAATCTTGGGTTTAGCTGACGAAAAGGTCGAAGAAATCTGCTCAGAAATCTCCGATGAGATTGTCGTTGCAGCAAACTACAACTGCCCAGGTCAATTGGTGATTTCAGGCTCAAATAAAGGCATCGAAATCGCCTGTGAAAAAATGAAGGCTGCCGGAGCAAAACGAGCCCTTCCTCTTCCTGTCGGTGGAGCATTCCACTCTCCTTTGATGGAGCCTGCAAGGGAAAAACTACAGAAAGCCATCGAATCCACGGAATTCCATACCCCAAGCTGCCCCGTATATCAAAATGTGAGTACCACAGCAGTATCGGATGTAGAAGAAATCAAGCGCAATTTGATTGCCCAATTGACTGCACCCGTTAAATGGACGCAATCTGTCCAGAATATGGTAAAAGATGGAGCCACGCATTTTGTAGAATGCGGACCAGGCAAAGTCCTCCAAGGATTAGTGAAAAAAATCCATCCGGAAGCTGAAGTTTCCGGAGTTTAAGATCAAGATCCCGCCAAATATTAGGCGGGATTTTTTTTTAAAATGCCGGAACTACCTCACTTTGATCCTCACATTCTTGAAGTAGTTCAAGCATAGATTTCCCAGAAACAGGATGCTTCCGATCTGGAATTAGCTCCACCAATGGAACTAATACGAACTTTCGCTCACCTAGAAATGGGTGGGGAATGATCAAACGATCAGACTGAATTATCGAATCCCCAAAAAAAATAATATCAATGTCCATGGTTCGATCCCCCCAAGTTTCGACACGAGTTCTTCCGAGCTGAATTTCGATTTGCTGCAGAATATCCAAGACCGATTCGGCAGACATCGAAGTAGAAATGATTGCGACTTGGTTTAAAAATTTCCCCACAGCAACTCCACCCCATGGAGCAGATTCATAAACTTTGGAGCACTGGACCAGGTGAAATTTATCCTTGATAGAACCCAAGGCTTGTTGAATTAATTCCTCCCTGTTTCCCTTATTCCCTCCAAAACATAATACAACCTCTGTTTGCATCGCTTGTCACTTCGCTTTTGTAAACCTAAGGCAAAATGGATTATTTTCGGGACAAAGTATAATGGGAAAATTTGCGATCCTTTAGTGAAAGCAATTATTCCATGTACCTCTCAACAAAACGAAAACCAAGAACTATTCACCTCAATATTTAAAAAATGAAGTTTCTAGGAAATGTATTAGCTGTCATTGTCGGATTGATCGTTTTCACCGGATTGAGTTTGATGATCCTATTTGGTATCATCGGAATTATCGCGGCATCTTCTGAAAAAGATGTGAAACTGGATGAGCCCACATTGCTTCATTTGAATCTAAATGGAAGATTGCTAGTCGAGCGCACCAGTGATGACGATTTTAATTTTGGAGCATTCGGAGATCCTTTTGGAAATCAACTGAATGCTGGCTTGGTCAACTTGAAAAAGGCCATCGCAGAAGCCAAGACCAATGAAAACATCAAAGGAATCTATCTCAATACAGGCTTGATCATGGCAGGACAAGCCAACCTTTTGGAATTGAGAGAAGCGCTGATTGACTTTAAAGAATCTGGAAAATTTATCCTTGCCTACGATGAGGCTTATGGAGAAGGAGGATATTTTTTGGCATCTGTAGCTGATGAGATTTACCTCAACCCATTGGGAGGCATTGATTTCAATGGTTTTTCTTCTGAGACCATTTTCCTCAAAGGCTTTTTCGAAAAAGTGGGAATCAAACCTGAAATTTTCCGAGTGGGAGAATTCAAAAGTGCAGTTGAGCCTTTCATTTTAGATAAAATGAGTCCCGAAAACCGACTCCAAACCGAATTTTTCCTAAATGACATCAACGCCCTTGCAGTAAAGCAAATTGCTGATTCTCGAGGAATGAGCTTTGACAGTTTGATGAAAATCAACTCCAAAATGCTTGTAAGAAAGCCAAAAGACGCGGTAGCCTATGGGCTTGCCACCGAACTTCTTTATGAAGATCAAGTCCATGCAAAACTTCGGGAGAAGCTTGGTCTTGGAGAAGACGATGACATTCCAACCATCAACGCTTCAGATTTAGGCTCCATGGCGAAATCAAAAAATATCACTTCCTCAAATCGCATCGCAGTGATTGTGGCAGAAGGTGAAATTGTTGATGGGGATGTAGAAGGCGTAATCAGCTCTGAAAAGTTTGCCAAGGAAATCCGTAAGGCTAGAAAGGACGACGCCATTAAAGCGATCGTACTTCGGGTGAATTCTCCTGGAGGATCTATTTTGGCCTCAGAGGTGATCTGGAGAGAAATGGTGGAAGCTAAAAAAGCAAAACCGGTCATTGTTTCTATGGGTGAAGTAGCAGCTTCCGGAGGCTATTATATTTCAGCTCCTGCGGATACCATTGTCGCTCAGCCAAACACGATTACGGGTTCCATCGGCATTTTCGGAATGTGGTTTAATGTGCAAGAATTATTAAATGATAAGCTGGGAATCACCACCGATGTAGTCTCTACCGGGGAACTTTCTGATTTCATGAATGCAGGACGTCCATTGACAGAAGTGGAGCGAACCATCATTCAGTCAGGCGTAGAGGATGGATACGAAACCTTCATCACTCGTGTGGCAGAAGGCCGTGGGATGCATCCAGATTCTGTAAAGAAAATCGCTTCTGGTCGAGTATGGACAGGAAGTCAGGCTAAAGAAAGAGGCCTAGTAGACGTTTTAGGTGGATTGGATACTGCTATCGAAATCGCAGCGGCGAAGATTGAGGCCGGAGACGATTATCGAGTGGTTTATTATCCAGAACAAAAACCTTGGTTTGAGGAGTTCATGTCTTCCATGACAGACCAAGTAAAAGTCAAAGTGCTTCAAGCCCAACTGGGAGAACACTACCCGATGTACCAAAAAATCGATCGAATCAAGCGATACCAAGGAGTACAAGTACGAATGCCTCAGGAAATCGTTATCAAATAAAATCAAAGCCCTCTAAAAGATATTTTTAGAGGGCTTTTTAAATTTTTAAAGAATCCTACTGGATACTTAAAAGCAAAATTTTCCAAGCTAGCTCCACATTACCAGCCTCCAATTCTTCTTTTGCCCAGCGATGAAGATGGTCAACTAGCGAATCAGGATCATTTTGAAATCGAATTTTCATTTCCAAAACTTCCTCCTGCTGACCAAATGCAGCGATCGCCTCAGGGGAAGGAAGATGTTCTACATTTCCTAACCTGCCCAGATTATTTCCTGTCAATACAGGGCTGTTTTTGATGGATTCCGGGATTTGATCCACTCCAATTCCCAAGGTGGTCAATGGCTTAGGAATCTGAAAAAGGGTTTCTAGAGAGATTTTGGAATACCAATTTCCACCAAGACGAGCTACAGGATCGAGCTTCAGCGGATCGATAGCACCTTTTTCATCCAAAATTTGCTCGGAAACATGGATTTTTAGCACCTCACAAATCACGAGATTTCCAGCCCCTCCTTCTTCTCCCAGAGGCTTGACCTCATTCACCTTACATTCAAAAGCAACGGGCGCTTCTTTGACCCGAGGAGGAGCGACTAATTCTGAGGAAATGGAAGTTAAGCCTGCCTTTTCAAACTCATTAACTCCTCTCGGATACTCCGTACTGGCCAGAGACATTTGTTCGACCAAGTCAAATCCGATCAGATGAATGACTACTTCCGGGACCTCCAGCACATTTTCCAGCGTATGCTTGGTCGAATTATCACGAACTCTCCGAGAGGGTGAAAAAACCAAAATCGGTGGATTCGCACTAAACATGTTGAAAAAGCTGAATGGACTTAGGTTGACATTCCCATTTTTATCGATGGTGCTTGCAAAAGCGATAGGCCGGGGCGCTATGGCTCCCTGTAAAAGTGCCTGTAAATCTTGAGTACTTAGGTCTTTCGGATAAATGGTTTTCATTTCCACAAAATAGATCGCAATTTTATTTGTATAAGTATTTTTCCACGAATTAGTTCAAACCCAATGAATCCCAAATTTCTCATTTCTCTCCTTTTCCTATCCTGGATTTGGATGAGCTCATTAGTTCCGACTCAAGCTCAGACACATACCTTTGCCACCTTTAATATCCGGTGGGCAAATCCAAATGACGAAGGAAATCTCTGGAAAGATCGCGCGCCTCATGTTATTCATTTGATACAATTTCACAAAATCGGCCTTTTTGGAACCCAAGAAACCCTCGTCCAACAATTGAAGGAAATCAACGAGGGATTAGGCTACCTATCCATAGGGGTCGGAAGAGATGATGGAAAAGAGAAAGGCGAATTCTCCCCTATCCACTATGACCCTTCTTTGTACACCTTAGAAGATTCCGGGACTTTTTGGCTATCTCCAACTCCAAATGTTCCAAGCAAAGGATGGGATGCTGCCCTTAACCGAATTTGCACCTGGGGAAGATTTAAATCCTCGGATGGCAAACGATTCTACGTGTTTAATATTCATTATGATCATATCGGGCAAGAGGCGCGAGAGGAAAGCAGTAAACTAGTTGCTGCTCAAATTTCGGCAATCAACCAAGAAAAACTTCCTGTCATTTGGATGGGGGATTTCAATGTCACACCAGAGAATCCAGCCTATCAAACCATCATGAATCAATCCGATTGGAAAGATGCTCGGTTAATTTCAGAGATTCCTTCCTATGGCCCTGCAGGAACCTTCACCGGATTTGATTGGGAGAAAATGCCAGATGGAATCATTGACCACATTTTTGTCAATGGAAAAGTGAAGGTCATTAGACATGGAATATTGACGGATAATTATGGAAAAAAATACCCCTCTGATCACTTTCCAGTCCTTGTAGAGGTTTCATTTTAAAAATTAAGGCTGTCTATCGTGGAAGTAGGGACTCAACTTTTGAATCTCTTTTCCGGAATAGACAGCCCTACTTGAGGATTAATTAATTACCCCCGATAGTCTTTGTGGTAGTTTCACCATTGATGGTGATGGTAATAGTTTGGTTATCACAAGTCCCTGCACCATAGTCCACGATTACTTCATTTTCTCGGTAAAGCGTTTCTACGACCCCTTCAATCGGTCCTCTTCTTCTTCCATTGCAAGAAAGGTCAATAACAACAGGAGTGGTGGTTTCATGAGAATAAATCACATCCCCTGAGGCAGTAATTAAAGAAGTTTTTGCCTGATGGATGATGGTACCTTCTTTTGGTCTTCTACGATCTTCACTCGGAACAACTTCAGAATCTCGTGATTTTTCAGATGTCCAAATAGCTTCTGTTCCATCTGCAAAGATGAATTTACCTCCTGCAACGCTGGATGTTAAGGAACCAACTCCGGTTGTTTTATCGAAGGTAGAGACGGTAGTTTTTACTCCAAAAATCTGAATTTCATTAACCACATAATCTTCAAAAGTGATGACTTCAGTAAGTGTATTGTCTACTTTGTTTCGCTCTATAATGATTTTTCCTGATCGAGTGATTTCCTCCTCACCTCTAGTAATAGTCACTCCTGTTCCGAAGTCTACTTCTGTCTTGACAATTAGGGCTAATAAAGAATCAATTTCCGGAAACTGATTCCCACTTGGCCCTTCATGCGGACCTTCTTGACTACTTGGCAAAGGAAGCTGTACCACAGCTCCGTCTGCATCATAGTGGGTGAGTGTAGCACCCCCAAATTTTGAAATACGGAAGCCTCTGATTTCGCCCGAAGATTCAGCATCGATAATGGCAAGAATCTCATCATTTGGTGCGAGGAGGTTCAATCCGTCAATTACTCCTTTATGTCCTCCCTTTCCTGAACCTTTGCCAATTCCTTTGCCTTTCCCGTTCGATTTTCCATTTCCCGCATGAGCCGTTTCAGATGTGGCTACTACCCGAGAATTAACCGTTCCTGCTTGAATGGAATTTCCACTTATCGTAAAGCTGGATCCACTGACAAGCTGACCGGAAGTTTGTGCAAGATCAACGGCAGTAGCATCTTCCACTGTCAATTGATCAATCCCTGTGACATCATCGTTTTGAGAACATGCAGTAGCCAAAAGCAACAAATAGCCGAGCAAAAGTGCGTTTTTAAGAGTTTTCATGTTTTGAGATTAGTTGGTTAATGATCCAAAAGTGGAATGTCAATATGAAGACAACATGAAGATTTAAACTTTCTTCAATTTTTTTTCAAAAAAATAAATTCAACCTGATTTTGTTGGTCAATACTGGTTAGTTCCAGTTGGACGCCCAAAAACAAAGCAATCTTAAACATAATCTGAAGTCCAAATCCAGAGCTTTCTCTTGAAGCATCTTTTAAAAAGACTTGACCTTCCCTGACTTGTTCCAAGACCTGCGGATCGATGGGATCGCCCTCATTAGTAACACGAATCCGATATCCATCTGATATCAGCTCCCCAGAAAGCACAATTTCCGATCCGCTGAAGGAGTAGCGAATGGCATTTGAAATGGAATTTTGAATCATCATGCTCAGCAAAGAAGCATTTGTTTTTTCAAAATTGAATTGATCCAAACGATCCAAACGTAGGCGTAGACCTTGATTGGCGGCAATGCCTTCCCAATCTTCCACCAGCTCCTCAATCAATTCGACCATGGACACATTTTCCTTCTTTAAAAACTGGGCATTATTTACTTTGGAAAGTAGCAGAAGGGCATTGACCGATTTTTTCATTTTTTGAATGGTCTGCTGCATTTCCATCAATTTCCCCTGCTGCTTTTCAGTCAATTCTTCCTCCTCAAAGAGCATTTCCAACTTGGATTGCAAAACAGAAATCGGTGTTTTCAATTCATGCGAGGCATGAGAAATAAAAATCCGCTCTTGATTAAAGGACTTTTGGATCCGTTTCATCATTTCAGATATGGCCTGATCCAAAATCACAAATTCTCGAGTGGTACTCGGAATCGATTCATCCTGAAACTGCTGCGGTTCGTTGATCTGGGTAATTTTCGTTCGAATTATTCGATCAAAGGGTTTCATAATGACCCTGCTAATCCCTGAATCTAACAGTGCCGAAAACACAAGAAACAAAATCAGGATGGCGATCGAAATTTGAAAAAATAGGTATTCAATTTCCTCTATGGTTTTGAGGCTTTTTCCAATTTCAAGTAAGTAATCCTGCCCTTCAACTGAAATCACTTCAGCAAAAACACGATAGCTTATTTCCTCCTCCTCGATGATCCTCTTTTCGGTTACATATTCTGTCACTAATGCAAAGCCCATATCCACTTTTTCAAGCAGGATGTATTCCTCTTTTAAAATATTGTAGGACCCGTATCCCGCATCCGGCTCATCATCCGAGATAAATGACTGAATCCCATTCTCCAAGATTATTTCTTCGACTTGCTCCTTTTTTTGCTGAAGTTCAGCATCTGTGTTTCGAAGAATCAAATACCTAAAAATGAGTGGGCCAGACATCAAAAAAAGCAGCAAGAGAATGCCTTTTCCCAATAAATTAAATAAAAGAAGCTTATTGAAAAGTCGCATCAACCTGTCACTTTATATCCCAAACCCCGGATTGTTTCCAACCAAGTTACTTCTGCAAAGGGGCTGAGTTTTTTCCGGATGTTTTTAACGTGCACATCAATATAATTTGACTGAAAATCATCCTCCAGATGATCACCCCAGAGGTGTTCGGCCAATTGAAAGCGATTTAAAACCCTGTTCTTATTGATCACCATAAACTGGAGAAGAATATACTCTTTCTTGGTCAATTTCACTTCTTCCCCATTAAAAGCGATAAGTGGCTGATTGAGATGAATCTCAAATCCTCCAAGATTGATCACGTCTTTTTTCCATCCGCTTTTCCTTCGAATGATCGCTTGCATCCGGGCTTTTAATTCGAGTAGAGAAAATGGCTTTGCCAAATAATCGTCAGCACCGCTTTCCAATCCCAAGATCCGGTCACCTACCTCAGCTCGCGCAGTTAAGATAATCGTGGAAGCATCCGCTTGGTATTGATTTACTTCCGGGATCAAATCCAATCCATCTCCATCCGGTAATCCTAGGTCGAGGAGTACAAAATCATAGGAATTAACGGCTAAACATTCTGAGGCCATCCTTTTTGAAAAGGCATGATCTACCAAATGATTTTCACCTTGAACAAATCGGATGATTTCCTGGGCCAAGCCGGCTTCGTCTTCCACTAGCAGAACTCTCATTTTGTTTTCTTTTGAAATGGAATCAAATATGAAATCCCTCCACTGAGAAAGAAGCGCGAGGAGGACGAATCGTAATCAGGAACTTGAAGCGGTTGAAGAAAATTTAAATCCAACTTAAGCTCCAAATTCTGAAAGGTCAGAGAAAAAGGAAGAACAAACTCGAAAGCTTGAAGTGTAAATCGGCTGGCTTGAAGGGTCTCCTGTTCGGTAAGCACAAAGTTTCCAAGGGTATAAAAATTGGTAGTCCCAAAGTAAAAAGAGGCTTTTGGCTCAAACGAAAATAGTCCCTTTCCCCAAAGTAATTGATTCAGTTGAAAATATCGGGAGTGATTAGAAGCTATTACAAAATCACTGGGTTGATTGAGAATCGCCTGGACCTGAAAAGTACTATACAACACATTCCAATCCCATCCCAATACTCCTTGAAGAACTCCCATCCGGTCTGCTCCCACTGAATTCAAATAGCTTCCTCCAGAATATAACCAAGCTCCAAGATCAAGATCCAGTTTTTCACTCACTGAAGAAGAATAGCCTAAGCCTCCACCAACCAGACCTGTCAAATCCGGATCAAAAAACCGAGTCCAAGAACCGGAGACGTAGAACCCCGATTTAGTTAAATACATCGATTGAAAGGAAAAAGCAGGAAGGGATTGTCCAAAGTCTCTGGCCAGAAAAGTAGAAACAGGCTGAAAATCTGTATTGATCCAAAGAAAACTGGTAGAATCTACCGATTCCTCTTGTGTGGAATCTTGTTCCTGACCGAGTGCTACCAATGGGAAGCTACAAATAAAAACCAGCAACCAGGATGCTATACGCATGTGAAATATGATGAGCCAAATGAACCCTTGAGCTGATTAGATTATCAGCCTCCGGGAGGTCTAAACCGAGGATTTCGAGGTCGAACTTCAGGTCGTTTGATCGGACCAGAAGGGCGGGCTT
Above is a window of Algoriphagus sanaruensis DNA encoding:
- a CDS encoding sensor histidine kinase is translated as MRLFNKLLLFNLLGKGILLLLFLMSGPLIFRYLILRNTDAELQQKKEQVEEIILENGIQSFISDDEPDAGYGSYNILKEEYILLEKVDMGFALVTEYVTEKRIIEEEEISYRVFAEVISVEGQDYLLEIGKSLKTIEEIEYLFFQISIAILILFLVFSALLDSGISRVIMKPFDRIIRTKITQINEPQQFQDESIPSTTREFVILDQAISEMMKRIQKSFNQERIFISHASHELKTPISVLQSKLEMLFEEEELTEKQQGKLMEMQQTIQKMKKSVNALLLLSKVNNAQFLKKENVSMVELIEELVEDWEGIAANQGLRLRLDRLDQFNFEKTNASLLSMMIQNSISNAIRYSFSGSEIVLSGELISDGYRIRVTNEGDPIDPQVLEQVREGQVFLKDASRESSGFGLQIMFKIALFLGVQLELTSIDQQNQVEFIFLKKN
- a CDS encoding response regulator transcription factor translates to MRVLLVEDEAGLAQEIIRFVQGENHLVDHAFSKRMASECLAVNSYDFVLLDLGLPDGDGLDLIPEVNQYQADASTIILTARAEVGDRILGLESGADDYLAKPFSLLELKARMQAIIRRKSGWKKDVINLGGFEIHLNQPLIAFNGEEVKLTKKEYILLQFMVINKNRVLNRFQLAEHLWGDHLEDDFQSNYIDVHVKNIRKKLSPFAEVTWLETIRGLGYKVTG